The window ACCGGCCGCACCTGCGCGCCCACCGCTACTGGAAGCCGATCTCCGTCGACGAGCCCATCGAGGCCGACGAGATCCGGGCCGCCTTCGACCGGGCGGTCGAGCAGCGGTCCGTCTCCGACGTGCCCCGGGCCGCCGTCCTCAGCGGCGGCGTCGACAGCACCGCGATCGTCGCCGGCCTCACCGCGAACGGCACCCCGATCGACGGCTACGTCCTGCGCTACCAGGACGGCATCGGCGGCTCCGGCGACGACGTCACCTACGCCACCGAGGTCGCGACACGCCTCGGCGTCCCGCTGACCGTCTGCGACCTCGACCAGAGCACGGCCGCACGCCTCGTCCCGGTCCTGCCCACCCGGCTGATGCGGCCGCTGCTGCACGGCGCCGAACTCGCCATGCACCACCTGTACGGCACCATCGCCGCCGACGGGAACGTGGTCGTCTACTCCGGGCACGGCGCCGACGAGCTCTGGGGCTACCAGGACGGCCGCTACTTCCCCGTCGTCGACCCCCTCGCCCCCACCTACATCCACGGGCGCCACTACCTGACCCACCTCCTGCACGCCGAGGAACGGCCCGTCTGGGCCCGGCTCGTCGGCTGGATGGCCCAGGAACTCGGCGTCGACATGACCGAGGTCACCGACCGGGTCTGGGCCCGCACCATGGACGAGTACCGGGCGCTGAAGACCGCGTCCCCGCTCAAGCGCGGCCGGCACCACCTCATGCGGCGCTTCCTCGTGTACGTCAACGACATGGTGGACGTCACCTCGGCGACCTTCACCCTGGAGGACCGGCCCGTCTTCCAGGACGTCACCCTCACCGAGCTGGCCTTCCGCTGCCCCGAGCACCTGAAGGACACCAACAAGCCCGGCACGCACAAGGGGCTCCTCAAGGCCGCGCTCGGCGACCTGCTGCCCGAATCGGTGCGGCTGCGCCGCAAGCAGGGCTTCCCCAGCCCCGCCGACCCCGGCTACGTCCGCCGGCTGACCGAACTCGCCGACGGCATCGGAACCCCCTTCGGGCTGCCGCCCGTTCCGGCCGCACTCCGCGCCGAACTCGGCGTCGGGGAATGGATGTTCCTGGCCTCCACCTCCGCCTGGCTCGACCACCTCGCGGAGTTCACGACCGATCCGAGGAGTCATGGTGAGCAGTTCCGTCCCGCAGTGGCGCTGGCAGATCCTGGGCAGCGCGGCCGATCTTGATCCGGTCCCCCCGGTGATCGCGGAGGAGGCGGCCCAGGACGGGTGCAACTTCGTCGTGTGGCGGCCGTCCGCGCTGCCCGAGGGCTGCGACACCAGCGTCGGGACCATCCGCCGGGAGGCTCCCCCCGGGCGCGTCGACGCCGAGGGCCGCAGCCCGTGGAGCGACGCCAACCCGTCCGGCTACCGCACCGAGATCTCCGGCGGCGGACGGAGGCTGCGCCTCAAGCAGTTCCTGTACGACTGGGCCTTCCCCGCCGCGGACCACCCGTGTCTGTGGGGCAGCGAGACCCGGCCGTTCGAGATCGGCGAGGGCCGGGTGGCCTGGCTCGGGACCGACTACCTCGGCCACCGGGCCGGCAGCGCCCGGATGGCCCGCACCACGGTCGAACTCTCGGTGCTGGAGGGTGATTTCTCCGACGAGGAGATCGTCGCGCTCTTCGCCGCGCTGCGGCCGGCCGTGCCGGAGGTCGTGGCGAGCGTGCTGGCCACACCGTTCCGCGGCCTGAGCTACTGGGCCCGGCACGCGGCCGACATGGTGTCCGTGCCCACCGGCGTCTTCTCCTTCCACCGGCGCGGGCGGGACCACGAGGGCGACTGGATCCCGTCGGGGGACGTCACCGCGTTCCTCACCAAGCAGGGAGTGCCGGTGTCGGCCGGCGGGTTCCGCGCCGACAGCGCCGCGACGTTCGGCGACGGGGCGGACGTGCGCGAGCTGGACGTCGTCTACGCCTCGCCGTCCGGCGGCGAACTGCGCCTGACCGCGCAGCGCACCGGCGGCGGGCGCCTCGCGTTCCCGCCGGCGCGGGACAAGCACCCCGCCGCCGTCGAGGTCCGCGACCTCGACGGCCGCCCGGTGCACCTGGGCTACGTCGACGCCCGGTACGGGGCCTGCGACGCCTGGTGGCAGCACCCCGACGGGTACGACCTCAGGCTGCTCGGCAGCGCGGGGACGGACCTGGGGCGGGAGGCGTTCCTCGGCCTGGTCGCCGAGATCGACGCGGCGCTGCGGCTCGCCGGCAACGCCGAGGTACTGGGATGAGCGCCGCGGGCCGGCCGGTCCTCGACCCCGCCACCGGCCGGGCCGTCACCCGCCTGCCGGACACCGGTGCGCCCGGCGTCGCCGACGCCGTGGCCCGGGCGGACGCCGCGTTCCGCGGGGTCTGGGCCGACACCTCCCCGGCCGGCCGTTCCGGCCTCCTGCGCGAGCTCGGGAACCTGCTGCGCGAGGACCGCGACGAGCTCGCGGCACTGGAGCGGCAGGGCGCGGGCAAGCCCACGGCACGCGCCCTCGGAGAGGTGGACTTCGCGGCCCGGGTGGTCGACTGGTTCGCGGCGGCGGCCCGGTACCCGGTGGGGGAGACCCACCCGAGCGGCCCCGGCATGCGGACCTACACCGACCGGGTGCCGGTCGGGGTGTGCGCGGCGATCGCCCCGAACAACTACCCGCTCCTGCTGGCCGTCTGGAAGATCGCCGCGGCGCTCGCGTACGGCAACACGGTCGTCGTCAAGCCGGCGCCCGAGACACCGTTCTCCACCCGGCGATTCGTCGACCGCGCCGCCGCGGTCCTTCCCGAGGGCGTGCTCACCGCCGTGTACGGCGGCGCCGAGACCGGCCGGGTGCTGTGCGACCACCCGGCCGTCGGCATGGTCTCCTTCACCGGCTCGACGGCGGCGGGGCGCGAGGTCGCCCGACGCTGCGCGGAGGGCCTGCGGCCCGTCTCCCTGGAGCTCGGGGGCAAGAGCCCCGTCGTGGTCTTCCGCGACGCCGACCTCGACGCGGCCGCGCGGGCCGTCGTCACGGGCTTCACCGGCAACACCGGCCAGATGTGCGTGGCCGGGACGCGCCTGATCGTCGACCGGGCCGTGCACACCGAGTTCGTCGGCCGCGTGGCCGAGCTGGCCGCCGCCCTGCGGGTCGGCCCGCCGCAGGACCCGGGCACCGATCTCGGCCCGCTGATCAGCCGGGCGGCCGCCGACCGCGCGGCCGACGTGGTCGAGGAGGCGGTGGCAGGGGGCGCGAAGGTGATCCTGCCGCCCGGCAGTTCGGGGGTCCTGCACGATCTCGACGGAGGGTTCTACGTCAACCCGGTCATCGTGGACGGTGCGCCGGCCGACGGCCGCGCCTGGCGCGAGGAGCTGTTCGCCCCGGTGCTGTCCGTCGTGCCGTTCGACACCGACGCCCAGGCGCTGGCCCTCGCGCACGACACCGCGTACGGCCTGTCGGCCTCGGTCTGGACCTCGGACGCCGACCGCGTCGAGCGCTTCGGCCGGGCCCTGCGCGCCGGCATGGTGTGGGTCAACACCTGGGGCGACACCGAGGAGTCGGTCAGCGTCTCCGGTCTCGGCCAGTCCGGATACGGCCGTGAGCTGGGCATCCACGCGGTGGAGGGCTATACCAGGCCCCGCGCGGTCTGGGTGGCCCACCGGCCGGGGCGGTAGGCCGCGATGGCGCGGGCCGCTTTCCCACGGCTCGACTTCCGCAGCGACACCCGCACCGTGCCGGACGCGCGGATGCGGGCGGCGATGGCCGGCGCGGAGGTCGGCGACGACGTGTACGGCGACGATCCCACGGTCGCCCTGCTGGAGGAGACGGTCGCCGGACTGCTGGGCACCGAGGCCGCGCTGCTCACGCCCACCAGCACGATGGCGAACCTGCTCGCCCCGCTCGCCGCGCTCGCCCGGTCCGGCCCGCCGGGTACGCCGGGATCGCCCGCGCCGCGGCTGATCACCGGAGCCGACACCCACATGGCGTTCCTGGAGGCGGACGGCCTGCGCCGCTTCGGCGGGGTCGAGCTGGTGCCGGTGGAGCAGCGCCCCGACGGCCTGCCCGACCTCGACGTCCTGGCCGCGCTGCTCGCCGCCGGAGCGGGCGCGCCGACCGTGGTGTCCCTGGAGAACACGAGCATGATGCGCTCCGGCAACGCCCTGGACGCCGCGGCGACCGGCTCCGTGGCCGCGCTGGCCCACCGGTACGGCGCTCACTTCCACCTCGACGGCGCCCGGCTCGCCCACGCGGCCGTGGCGCTCGGGGTCCCTCCCGCGCGGCTGGCCGAGCCCGCGGACAGCGTCGCCTTCTCGGTCTCCAAGGGGCTCGGCGCGCCCGTCGGCGCGCTGCTGTGCGGGACGCGCGCGTACGTCGACCGCGCCCGCGAGCTGAGGACCTGGCTGGGCGGCTCCCTCCACCAGGCGGGAGTGGTCGCCGCGCCCGCACTGGTCGCGCTCGGCCGGCTGCCCGACCTGGCCGCCGACCACGACACGGCCGCCGCGCTCGCCGCCGGGCTCGCCTCGGTGCCCGGCGCCGTACTGATGCGCCCGCCGCGGCCGACCAACATCGTCATGGCGCGGCTGCGCGGACTGGCCCCGGACGCGTGCGCCGAGCGCCTCGCCGGCCACGGCGTTCGCGTCCTGCCGCTGCCGAACGGATACGTGCGCTTCGTCGTGCACCGGGCACACGACATGATCGGTGTGCGCGAGGCCGTGGGGGCGCTGGCGGCCGTGGCGGCCACGGTGCCCGAGGCCCGGCCGGCAACCGACGGAGACCTCCCGGACGGGGACTCTCCATGACACCGATGGAGGAAGCATGACGGACGCACCACGTGGGCTGGAGGAGAGGCTGAAGGACACGCGCGCGAGGCTCGAGAACGACGTCGACCTCTGGGTCGCGACGTCGGGGGCCTCGGGCGGCGGAGTCCACCTCATCCCGCTCTCGTACCTCTGGGACGGGTCCGCGTTCCTCATCTCGACGCCGCGCGCCTCGGTCACCGGCCGCAACCTGCTGGCGGACGGCCGCGTGCGCCTCGGCCTCGGCCCGACCCGCGACGTCGTGATCGTCGACGGCGTCGCGGAGCCGGTGGACGTCGCCGAGCTCGGCCAGGAGGCCGCGGACGCCTTCGCGGCCAAGACCGGGTTCGACCCGCGCGAACTCGCCGATCCCTACCAGTACTTCCGGATCCGGCCGCAGCGGACGCAGGCCTGGCGGGAGGCGAACGAGCTGGCGGGACGCGGCCTCATGCGCGACGGCGTCTGGCTCGGCTGACCCGCGCGGCCCGGCCCGCGCGCCCGCGCCGGCCGGCCCCGTCCGCGGGACCGGCCGGCGCGGGCGGAGTCCAGTCGTTCTTGACCAGAGCTGAAGACGGCCTTGCCAGGCTGCGAAGGCAAGGCATCCGTCAATTTCTGGAAGGGCGAATATGGAAGCAATCGAGGTTCCGGTCCTGATCGTGGGCGGTGGCGGATGCGGTCTGTCCGCCTCCGTTTTCCTGTCCGACCAGGGCGTCGATCATCTGCTGGTGGAACGGCACCCGGACACGTCGAGGATTCCGAAGGCGCACTATCTCAACCAGCGCACGATGGAGATCTTCCGGCAGCACGGAATCGCCGAGGACGTCCTCGCGGAGGCGGCGCCCCTGGAGATGTTCGGCAAGGTCCGCTGGCAGACCACGCTCGCGGGTGACGGTCCGATGGACCGGCGCCTGATCCACGAGATGGACGCCTTCGGCGGCGGCGAACTGGAGGAGACCTACGCGGCGGTCGGGCCCGTCCTGCCCGCCAAGCTGCCGCAGATGTGGCTCGAGCCGATCCTGCGCCGCCACGCGGAACAGCGCAATCCCGGGCGGATCCTCTTCCACCACGAGCTGACCACCTTCTCCGACGAGGGCGACCACGTCCTCGCCGAGCTGCGCAACGTCGAGACCGGGGAGACCACCACGGTCAAGGCGCAGTACCTCATCGGCGCGGACGGCGGCCGGTTCGTCGGCCCCGCGGTCGGCATCGAGATGCAGGGCCCGCCCGGACTGGTCAACACCACGACCGCGTACTTCTCCGCCGACCTGTCGCAGTGGTGGGAGGAAGGCACGCTCATCACGCACTTCCTCAGCCCGGAGGACCCC of the Streptomyces sp. NBC_01294 genome contains:
- a CDS encoding asparagine synthetase B family protein codes for the protein MCGIAGFISLDGRRDPAWLDALGRTMTQSMAHRGEGSCAPYVSDCGTVMLCATRLAIRDRSHAGDQPMTDPTGRIVLVHNGEVYGSRSPAPPLWPRRTSCDTEFVLQQICREDEPGPALRPLDGMFALAWHDTTTGRVVLARDHFGVKPLFYAHVDGGLVFASEQGVLLRTGLITAEVEPEEFVLRSWIRMDAADDHTWLRGIRSLQPAEYLIIDRPHLRAHRYWKPISVDEPIEADEIRAAFDRAVEQRSVSDVPRAAVLSGGVDSTAIVAGLTANGTPIDGYVLRYQDGIGGSGDDVTYATEVATRLGVPLTVCDLDQSTAARLVPVLPTRLMRPLLHGAELAMHHLYGTIAADGNVVVYSGHGADELWGYQDGRYFPVVDPLAPTYIHGRHYLTHLLHAEERPVWARLVGWMAQELGVDMTEVTDRVWARTMDEYRALKTASPLKRGRHHLMRRFLVYVNDMVDVTSATFTLEDRPVFQDVTLTELAFRCPEHLKDTNKPGTHKGLLKAALGDLLPESVRLRRKQGFPSPADPGYVRRLTELADGIGTPFGLPPVPAALRAELGVGEWMFLASTSAWLDHLAEFTTDPRSHGEQFRPAVALADPGQRGRS
- a CDS encoding aldehyde dehydrogenase family protein, whose translation is MSAAGRPVLDPATGRAVTRLPDTGAPGVADAVARADAAFRGVWADTSPAGRSGLLRELGNLLREDRDELAALERQGAGKPTARALGEVDFAARVVDWFAAAARYPVGETHPSGPGMRTYTDRVPVGVCAAIAPNNYPLLLAVWKIAAALAYGNTVVVKPAPETPFSTRRFVDRAAAVLPEGVLTAVYGGAETGRVLCDHPAVGMVSFTGSTAAGREVARRCAEGLRPVSLELGGKSPVVVFRDADLDAAARAVVTGFTGNTGQMCVAGTRLIVDRAVHTEFVGRVAELAAALRVGPPQDPGTDLGPLISRAAADRAADVVEEAVAGGAKVILPPGSSGVLHDLDGGFYVNPVIVDGAPADGRAWREELFAPVLSVVPFDTDAQALALAHDTAYGLSASVWTSDADRVERFGRALRAGMVWVNTWGDTEESVSVSGLGQSGYGRELGIHAVEGYTRPRAVWVAHRPGR
- a CDS encoding threonine aldolase family protein, whose product is MARAAFPRLDFRSDTRTVPDARMRAAMAGAEVGDDVYGDDPTVALLEETVAGLLGTEAALLTPTSTMANLLAPLAALARSGPPGTPGSPAPRLITGADTHMAFLEADGLRRFGGVELVPVEQRPDGLPDLDVLAALLAAGAGAPTVVSLENTSMMRSGNALDAAATGSVAALAHRYGAHFHLDGARLAHAAVALGVPPARLAEPADSVAFSVSKGLGAPVGALLCGTRAYVDRARELRTWLGGSLHQAGVVAAPALVALGRLPDLAADHDTAAALAAGLASVPGAVLMRPPRPTNIVMARLRGLAPDACAERLAGHGVRVLPLPNGYVRFVVHRAHDMIGVREAVGALAAVAATVPEARPATDGDLPDGDSP
- a CDS encoding pyridoxamine 5'-phosphate oxidase family protein, translated to MTDAPRGLEERLKDTRARLENDVDLWVATSGASGGGVHLIPLSYLWDGSAFLISTPRASVTGRNLLADGRVRLGLGPTRDVVIVDGVAEPVDVAELGQEAADAFAAKTGFDPRELADPYQYFRIRPQRTQAWREANELAGRGLMRDGVWLG